A stretch of the Streptomyces venezuelae genome encodes the following:
- a CDS encoding DUF445 domain-containing protein, whose product MQTKAAAPGGRQEYVERTAKADSGTGQAGAPGGPGSSGGSAGPGGPGGSGPGGSGGRGGSGGPGGPGGAGEPGTPGRPGPTGPSGPAGPSGPAGPYGGPGAFLFSAADEERRRGVRRMKTTATGLLLLVAVIYVLAKVAQHAWGAGGWAGYVAAAAEAGMVGALADWFAVTALFRRPLGLPIPHTAIIPTKKDQLGVSLGEFVGENFLSSDVVRARLHALGIGGRLGAWLAEPAHADRVTAELATALRGALTVLRDSDVQAVVGEAITRRAETAEIAPGIGKTLERVVADGGHRRVVDLVCVKAHDWLVTHADSVMDAVQGGAPGWTPRFVDRKVGDRVYKELLRFVTEMRDMPEHPARGAVDRFLTDFAADLQADTDTRARVERLKSEILARGEVQDVIASAWSAIRSMIISAAEDERSELRLRVRSSLMSLGARLATDGRLQSKVEGWIEGAVVYVVTTYRAEITSLITDTVAGWDAEHTSRKIEAHIGRDLQFIRINGTVVGALAGLLIYSVSQAFGA is encoded by the coding sequence ATGCAGACAAAAGCGGCGGCACCCGGGGGAAGGCAGGAGTACGTGGAACGCACGGCGAAGGCGGACAGCGGCACCGGCCAGGCGGGCGCTCCGGGCGGTCCCGGCAGCTCGGGCGGTTCGGCCGGACCCGGGGGTCCGGGCGGGAGCGGTCCCGGAGGCTCCGGCGGGCGTGGCGGCTCCGGCGGTCCGGGCGGGCCCGGTGGGGCCGGTGAGCCCGGTACGCCGGGCAGGCCGGGCCCAACCGGTCCAAGCGGCCCAGCCGGCCCAAGCGGCCCGGCCGGCCCGTACGGCGGGCCCGGAGCCTTCCTCTTCAGCGCGGCGGACGAGGAGCGCAGGCGCGGCGTCCGCCGGATGAAGACCACGGCGACCGGCCTGCTGCTGCTGGTCGCGGTGATCTACGTACTCGCCAAGGTCGCCCAGCACGCATGGGGCGCGGGCGGCTGGGCCGGCTATGTCGCTGCCGCCGCCGAGGCCGGCATGGTGGGTGCGCTGGCCGACTGGTTCGCGGTCACGGCCCTGTTCCGGCGCCCCCTGGGACTCCCCATCCCGCACACCGCGATCATCCCCACCAAGAAGGACCAGCTCGGCGTCTCGCTGGGGGAGTTCGTCGGCGAGAACTTCCTCTCCTCCGACGTCGTACGCGCCCGCCTGCACGCCCTCGGTATCGGCGGCCGGCTCGGCGCCTGGCTGGCCGAACCCGCGCACGCCGACCGGGTCACGGCCGAACTGGCGACGGCCCTGCGCGGCGCCCTCACCGTACTGCGGGACTCCGACGTCCAGGCGGTGGTCGGCGAGGCCATCACGCGGCGGGCCGAGACGGCCGAGATCGCGCCGGGCATCGGCAAGACCCTGGAGCGGGTGGTCGCGGACGGCGGCCACCGGCGGGTGGTGGACCTGGTGTGCGTCAAGGCCCACGACTGGCTGGTGACCCACGCGGACTCGGTGATGGACGCGGTCCAGGGCGGCGCCCCCGGCTGGACCCCGCGCTTCGTGGACCGGAAGGTCGGCGACCGGGTGTACAAGGAACTGCTGCGCTTCGTCACCGAGATGCGGGACATGCCCGAGCACCCGGCGCGCGGGGCCGTCGACCGGTTCCTGACGGACTTCGCGGCCGACCTCCAGGCGGACACGGACACCCGGGCCCGGGTGGAACGGCTGAAGTCCGAGATCCTGGCCCGGGGCGAGGTCCAGGACGTCATCGCCTCCGCGTGGTCGGCGATCCGCTCGATGATCATCTCGGCGGCCGAGGACGAGCGCAGCGAGCTGCGGCTGCGGGTCCGTTCCTCGCTGATGTCGCTGGGGGCGCGGCTGGCCACCGACGGCCGGCTCCAGTCGAAGGTGGAGGGCTGGATCGAGGGCGCGGTGGTGTATGTGGTCACCACCTACCGTGCCGAGATCACCTCGCTGATCACGGACACGGTGGCGGGCTGGGACGCCGAGCACACCTCCCGCAAGATCGAGGCCCACATCGGCCGCGACCTGCAGTTCATCCGCATCAACGGCACGGTGGTCGGCGCCCTGGCGGGCCTGCTGATCTACTCGGTGTCCCAGGCGTTCGGCGCGTAG
- a CDS encoding DUF1707 domain-containing protein has product MSDERLPPSDLRASDADRERVVERLRDAVAEGRLTLEEFEERLEAAYASRTYAELEPLTRDLPATGAVAPLAASAPAPASAPVAVPAGGGLTGSAASWPARIGGEATSAAAVAVMSRVQRIGHWTVPARFSAVAFWGRTELDLREARFAEREVVINCVAVMGGIEIIVPPGVAVDVRGFGFMGAFDQGDGPGPAEPGAPRVVVTGLAFWGAVEVKVRAPKPQVPGLGRGEPRKEL; this is encoded by the coding sequence ATGAGCGATGAGAGGCTGCCGCCGTCGGATCTGCGGGCTTCGGATGCGGACCGGGAGCGGGTGGTCGAGCGGCTGCGGGACGCGGTCGCCGAGGGCCGGCTCACCCTGGAGGAGTTCGAGGAGCGGCTGGAGGCGGCCTACGCGTCCCGGACGTACGCGGAACTGGAACCGCTGACCCGGGACCTGCCGGCCACCGGGGCCGTGGCCCCGCTCGCTGCTTCGGCTCCGGCTCCGGCTTCGGCTCCGGTTGCGGTTCCGGCCGGGGGTGGCCTGACCGGGTCCGCGGCGAGCTGGCCGGCCCGGATCGGCGGGGAGGCCACCTCGGCCGCGGCGGTGGCGGTCATGTCCCGGGTGCAGCGGATCGGGCACTGGACGGTGCCCGCGCGGTTCAGCGCGGTGGCGTTCTGGGGGCGGACCGAGCTCGACCTGCGCGAGGCCCGGTTCGCGGAGCGCGAGGTCGTGATCAACTGCGTCGCGGTCATGGGCGGGATCGAGATCATCGTGCCGCCGGGCGTGGCGGTGGACGTCCGGGGCTTCGGCTTCATGGGCGCGTTCGACCAGGGGGACGGTCCGGGGCCGGCGGAGCCGGGGGCGCCGCGGGTGGTGGTGACCGGGCTTGCCTTCTGGGGCGCGGTCGAGGTGAAGGTACGGGCCCCGAAGCCGCAGGTGCCGGGGCTGGGGCGCGGGGAGCCGCGCAAGGAGCTGTAG
- a CDS encoding ATP-binding cassette domain-containing protein: MGGLIELCEVEKVFDVRRRAGLFRREKRQVRAVDGISFEVAAGEVVGYIGPNGAGKSTTIKMLTGILTPSGGRLRVAGIDPSAERTRLASRIGVVFGQRTTLWWDLPLRDSYQLVRRMYRVPEPRFRVNLERCVEQLDLGELLDVPVRQLSLGQRMRGDIAAALLHDPDVLYLDEPTIGLDVVSKAKVRGFLRQLNSELGTTVLLTTHDLQDIEQLCERVMVIDHGRLMYDGPLGGLHTAGAAGESERTLVVDLERELPPIEVKGARTVKVEGARQWLAFPAAQSAAPLVAAVAAEYPLLDLSVREPDIEDVIARMYAGRG; the protein is encoded by the coding sequence ATGGGTGGCTTGATCGAGCTGTGCGAGGTGGAGAAGGTCTTCGACGTGCGGCGTCGGGCGGGCCTGTTCCGGCGGGAGAAACGCCAGGTCCGAGCCGTGGACGGGATCAGTTTCGAGGTGGCGGCCGGGGAGGTGGTCGGCTATATCGGGCCGAACGGAGCCGGGAAGTCGACGACGATCAAGATGCTGACCGGCATCCTGACCCCGAGCGGCGGCCGGCTGCGGGTCGCCGGGATCGATCCGTCGGCCGAACGGACCCGGCTGGCGAGCCGGATCGGGGTGGTGTTCGGGCAGCGGACCACCCTGTGGTGGGATCTGCCGCTCAGGGACTCGTACCAGCTGGTGCGGCGGATGTACCGGGTTCCCGAGCCCCGGTTCCGGGTGAATCTGGAGCGGTGCGTGGAGCAACTGGACCTGGGTGAGCTGCTCGACGTACCGGTACGGCAGCTGTCGCTGGGGCAGCGGATGCGCGGGGACATCGCGGCGGCGCTGCTGCACGATCCGGACGTGCTGTACCTGGACGAGCCGACGATCGGGCTCGATGTGGTGAGCAAGGCGAAGGTACGGGGCTTCCTGCGGCAGCTGAACTCGGAGCTCGGCACCACGGTGCTGCTCACCACGCATGACCTCCAGGACATCGAGCAGCTGTGCGAGCGGGTGATGGTGATCGACCACGGGCGGCTGATGTACGACGGGCCGCTCGGCGGGCTGCATACGGCCGGGGCGGCGGGGGAGAGCGAGCGCACCCTGGTGGTGGACCTGGAACGGGAGCTTCCGCCGATTGAGGTGAAGGGGGCGCGGACGGTGAAGGTGGAGGGGGCGCGGCAGTGGCTGGCGTTTCCGGCGGCGCAGTCGGCGGCCCCGCTGGTGGCGGCGGTGGCGGCGGAGTATCCGCTGCTCGATCTGTCGGTGCGGGAGCCGGACATCGAGGACGTGATCGCGCGGATGTACGCGGGGCGGGGGTAG
- a CDS encoding ABC transporter permease, producing the protein MAEADAGAVGAGPAPLWALEVPRRSRAVEGLRGYGLIVAMWIRATMTYRTSFLLSTFGNAAITLLDFVGIYIMFRHVDALGGFSLPEIALLYGSCSASLGLADLLLGNTERIGQRIRDGSLDTMLVRPVPVLAQVAADRFALRRLGRIGQGLAVLGWAVWVLDVDWTVGRVVLVPVMVLAGAAIFGAVLVAGAAFQFIAGDAAEVQNSFTYGGCTMLQYPPTIFAKDLLRGVTFVVPLAFVNWLPALEVLGRPDPLGLPGWVAYLSPVVAFLVFVPASLAWRAGLRSYRSTGS; encoded by the coding sequence GTGGCTGAGGCGGACGCGGGGGCGGTCGGGGCCGGGCCGGCCCCGCTGTGGGCGCTGGAGGTGCCGCGGCGCAGCCGGGCGGTGGAAGGGCTGCGCGGTTACGGGCTGATCGTGGCGATGTGGATCCGGGCGACGATGACGTACCGGACCTCGTTCCTGCTGTCGACCTTCGGGAACGCCGCGATCACGCTCCTCGACTTCGTCGGGATCTACATCATGTTCCGGCACGTGGACGCGCTGGGCGGGTTCTCGCTGCCCGAGATCGCCCTGCTGTACGGGTCCTGCTCGGCCTCGCTGGGCCTGGCCGACCTGCTGCTCGGCAACACCGAACGGATCGGGCAGCGGATCCGGGACGGTTCCCTGGACACGATGCTGGTCCGCCCGGTGCCGGTGCTGGCGCAGGTCGCGGCGGACCGGTTCGCACTGCGCAGGCTCGGCCGGATCGGGCAGGGGCTGGCGGTGCTGGGCTGGGCGGTCTGGGTGCTGGACGTGGACTGGACCGTCGGGCGGGTGGTGCTGGTGCCGGTGATGGTGCTGGCCGGGGCGGCGATCTTCGGGGCGGTGCTGGTGGCGGGGGCGGCCTTCCAGTTCATCGCCGGGGACGCGGCCGAGGTGCAGAACTCGTTCACGTACGGGGGCTGCACCATGCTCCAGTACCCGCCGACGATCTTCGCCAAGGACCTGCTGCGCGGGGTGACCTTCGTGGTCCCGCTGGCCTTCGTGAACTGGTTGCCGGCGCTGGAGGTGCTGGGGCGGCCGGATCCGCTGGGGCTGCCCGGCTGGGTGGCGTACCTGAGCCCGGTGGTGGCCTTCCTGGTGTTCGTACCGGCTTCGCTGGCGTGGCGGGCCGGTCTTCGTTCGTATCGCAGTACCGGGAGCTGA
- a CDS encoding ABC transporter permease, with protein MRLTASLYRTASLYLAVAAGGFRRFATYGTATVAGVFTNTVFGFIVAYTYIALWSERPGLGGYDQAEALTFVWVSQSLLAAAALIGGGFQEEVQERIRTGDIAVDLYRPADLQMWWLAADLGRAAFQLLGRGVVPLAVGALAFRLALPVDPMRWLLFLVSVLLALVVSFALRYLLGLAAFWLLDGQGVNLMATVVCIFFSGMVLPLTVFPGGLGELVRALPWAAMLQVPLDVLLGRHAGAGSAAGALGFQLGWAVVLVGAGRLVQSVATRKVVVQGG; from the coding sequence GTGCGCCTGACGGCTTCGCTGTACCGGACGGCATCGCTGTACCTGGCGGTGGCGGCCGGGGGGTTCCGCCGCTTCGCCACGTACGGGACCGCGACCGTGGCGGGGGTGTTCACCAACACCGTCTTCGGTTTCATCGTCGCGTACACCTACATCGCGCTCTGGTCCGAGCGCCCCGGCCTCGGCGGCTACGACCAGGCGGAGGCGCTCACCTTCGTCTGGGTGAGCCAGTCGCTGCTCGCCGCCGCTGCGCTCATCGGCGGCGGCTTCCAGGAGGAGGTCCAGGAGCGCATCCGCACCGGGGACATCGCGGTCGACCTGTACCGGCCCGCGGACCTCCAGATGTGGTGGCTGGCCGCCGATCTCGGCCGGGCGGCCTTCCAGTTGCTGGGCCGCGGGGTGGTGCCGCTGGCCGTCGGGGCACTGGCGTTCCGGCTGGCGCTGCCCGTCGATCCGATGCGGTGGCTGCTGTTCCTGGTGTCCGTACTGCTCGCGCTGGTGGTGAGTTTCGCGCTGCGCTACCTGCTGGGGCTGGCCGCGTTCTGGCTGCTCGACGGACAGGGCGTCAATCTGATGGCCACGGTCGTCTGCATCTTCTTCTCGGGGATGGTGCTGCCGCTGACGGTGTTCCCGGGCGGGCTCGGGGAGCTGGTCCGGGCGCTGCCCTGGGCGGCGATGCTGCAAGTGCCCCTGGACGTGCTGCTGGGCAGGCATGCGGGGGCGGGGAGCGCGGCCGGGGCGCTGGGCTTCCAGCTCGGCTGGGCGGTCGTGCTGGTGGGGGCCGGGCGGCTGGTGCAGTCGGTGGCGACGCGGAAGGTGGTGGTCCAGGGTGGCTGA
- a CDS encoding transglycosylase domain-containing protein, whose protein sequence is MSDQSPPPAWSPRDPDTPRRPPNNEKGRGKSRKRTGLRRLLPTWRMLLGAGLLCALLLGSALVAGYLLVDIPPANAAATAQSNVYLYADGSPLARDGEVNRQNVALAQVPRTVQEAVLAAEDRDFHSERAVDPKAMLRAAWNTVTGKGKQSGSTITQQYVKNYYLGQEQTVRRKVNEFFIAVKLGREKSKDYILEGYLNTSYFGRNAYGVQAAAQAYYGKDAGRLTTAEGAYLATLLNSPSAFDVVTHPQSRGRALARWNYVLDGMVKQKWMTPAERAAARFPEPQKARPASGLSGQRGYLVEAVKDYITGHEILDETTLAEGGHRITTTIDKRRQTAFVDAVNGTVTSNLAPQTRPADRLVRAGGASLDPATGKVVALYGGIDYTRQYVNNATRHDYQVASAFKPFVFASAVENGSRTQDGRPITPDTLYNGDNERPVTGSRIRYAPENEGQNSYGDISVRTATDLSVNTVFAQMAVDVGTLKVKDTAIALGIPANTPNFDPGPAMALGTMQASVLDMAQAYATLADHGRHTPYTLVEKITKGGDEIALPKREPRRAISREAADTTTSMLVSVVDNGTGTAALAAGRPAAGKTGTGELDRSAWFAGYTPDLVTVVAMMGQDPDTGTLQSLYGALGEARISGGGYPARIWAAYTKAALEGSDPLDFDLELQPGADRPFPPQLRPDRPPRTGRPPAPPDGTTTGGRTPPTGDTGTGRDTDTDTGTGTDEPGEGQPDGGPANGGRSDGRGPDEGRTGDGTTDDGGRPEEDRPVGGRTQGGTTTGGPAQPGADQ, encoded by the coding sequence ATGAGCGACCAGTCACCACCGCCGGCCTGGTCTCCCCGCGACCCGGACACCCCCCGCCGGCCTCCGAACAACGAGAAGGGGAGGGGGAAGAGCAGGAAGCGGACCGGACTGCGCCGGCTCCTCCCCACCTGGCGCATGCTGCTGGGCGCGGGCCTGCTCTGCGCCCTGCTCCTCGGCAGCGCCCTGGTCGCCGGCTATCTGCTGGTCGACATCCCGCCCGCAAACGCCGCCGCCACCGCCCAGTCCAACGTCTACCTCTACGCGGACGGTTCACCCCTCGCCCGCGACGGCGAGGTCAACCGCCAGAACGTGGCGCTCGCCCAGGTCCCACGGACCGTCCAGGAGGCGGTACTCGCCGCCGAGGACCGGGACTTCCACTCCGAACGGGCCGTGGACCCCAAGGCGATGCTCCGCGCCGCCTGGAACACCGTAACCGGCAAAGGAAAACAGTCCGGATCGACCATCACCCAGCAGTACGTGAAGAACTACTACCTGGGCCAGGAACAGACGGTCAGACGGAAGGTCAACGAGTTCTTCATCGCCGTCAAACTCGGCCGCGAGAAGTCGAAGGACTACATCCTCGAGGGGTACCTGAACACCAGCTACTTCGGCCGGAACGCATACGGAGTCCAGGCCGCGGCCCAGGCGTACTACGGCAAGGACGCCGGCCGGCTCACCACCGCCGAGGGCGCCTACCTCGCCACCCTCCTCAACTCCCCGTCCGCCTTCGACGTGGTCACCCACCCGCAGAGCCGCGGCCGGGCACTGGCCCGCTGGAACTACGTACTCGACGGCATGGTCAAACAGAAGTGGATGACCCCGGCCGAACGCGCGGCGGCCCGGTTCCCCGAACCGCAGAAGGCCCGGCCGGCCTCCGGCCTGTCCGGCCAGCGCGGCTACCTCGTGGAGGCTGTGAAGGACTACATCACCGGCCACGAGATCCTCGACGAGACCACCCTCGCCGAAGGCGGCCACAGGATCACCACCACCATCGACAAACGCCGCCAGACCGCCTTCGTCGACGCCGTGAACGGCACAGTGACAAGCAACCTGGCACCGCAGACCCGGCCCGCGGACCGGCTGGTCCGGGCCGGCGGCGCGTCCCTCGACCCCGCCACCGGAAAGGTCGTCGCCCTCTACGGCGGCATCGACTACACCCGCCAGTACGTCAACAACGCCACCCGGCACGACTACCAGGTCGCCTCCGCCTTCAAACCGTTCGTGTTCGCCTCCGCCGTCGAGAACGGCTCCCGCACCCAGGACGGCCGCCCCATCACCCCCGACACCCTCTACAACGGGGACAACGAACGGCCCGTCACCGGCAGCCGGATCCGCTACGCCCCCGAGAACGAGGGCCAGAACTCGTACGGTGACATCAGCGTCCGCACCGCCACCGACCTCTCCGTCAACACCGTCTTCGCGCAGATGGCCGTGGACGTGGGCACCCTCAAGGTCAAGGACACCGCGATCGCCCTCGGCATCCCCGCGAACACCCCCAACTTCGACCCGGGCCCGGCCATGGCCCTGGGCACCATGCAGGCGTCCGTCCTCGACATGGCGCAGGCGTACGCGACGCTGGCCGACCACGGCCGGCACACCCCGTACACCCTGGTCGAGAAGATCACCAAGGGCGGGGACGAGATCGCACTGCCGAAGCGGGAGCCGCGCCGGGCCATCAGCCGGGAGGCTGCCGACACCACCACCTCGATGCTGGTCAGCGTCGTGGACAACGGCACCGGCACGGCCGCGCTGGCCGCCGGCCGCCCGGCCGCGGGCAAGACCGGCACCGGCGAACTGGACCGCTCGGCGTGGTTCGCCGGCTACACCCCGGACCTGGTGACCGTGGTCGCGATGATGGGCCAGGACCCGGACACCGGAACCCTGCAATCCCTGTACGGGGCTCTCGGCGAGGCCCGGATCAGCGGGGGCGGCTACCCGGCCCGGATCTGGGCGGCGTACACGAAGGCGGCACTGGAAGGATCGGACCCGCTCGACTTCGACCTCGAACTCCAGCCGGGCGCCGACCGGCCGTTCCCCCCGCAGCTCCGGCCCGACCGGCCACCGCGCACCGGCCGCCCGCCGGCCCCGCCGGACGGCACCACCACGGGCGGCCGGACCCCGCCGACCGGAGACACCGGTACGGGCCGGGATACGGATACGGATACGGGTACGGGTACCGACGAGCCCGGGGAGGGGCAGCCGGACGGAGGCCCGGCCAACGGCGGCCGGTCGGACGGGCGCGGGCCGGACGAGGGCCGGACGGGCGACGGCACCACGGACGACGGCGGCCGACCCGAGGAAGACCGGCCGGTCGGGGGCCGGACCCAGGGCGGTACCACCACCGGGGGCCCGGCCCAGCCGGGTGCGGATCAGTGA
- a CDS encoding DMT family transporter: MAWVLLLLAGVLEVGWSIGMKFTEGFTRLWPSVFTGAGIVASMLLLSMAAKTLPIGTAYGVWVGIGAAGAAILGMAVLGEPVTAARIFFICLLLVAVVGLKATSGH; the protein is encoded by the coding sequence ATGGCCTGGGTTCTGCTGCTGCTCGCCGGTGTGCTCGAAGTCGGCTGGTCGATCGGAATGAAGTTCACCGAGGGGTTCACGCGGCTGTGGCCGAGCGTGTTCACCGGTGCCGGAATCGTCGCGAGCATGCTGCTGCTGTCGATGGCCGCGAAGACCCTGCCGATCGGTACGGCATACGGGGTCTGGGTCGGTATCGGGGCGGCCGGTGCGGCGATCCTCGGTATGGCGGTGCTCGGTGAGCCGGTGACCGCCGCCCGGATCTTCTTCATCTGTCTGCTGCTGGTCGCCGTGGTCGGCCTGAAGGCGACCTCGGGTCACTGA
- a CDS encoding GroES family chaperonin, giving the protein MSENHNHDKLPIRMLHDRVLVRSDTPEGERRSGGGILIPATAAVGKRLAWAEVVAVGQNVRTVEPGDRVLYDPEDRAEVEVRGATYVLMRERDLHAVAAERLEGSEDSTGLYL; this is encoded by the coding sequence GTGAGCGAGAACCACAACCACGACAAGCTGCCCATCCGGATGCTGCACGACCGGGTGCTCGTGCGGTCCGATACGCCCGAGGGCGAGCGCCGCTCCGGCGGCGGCATCCTCATTCCGGCCACGGCCGCGGTGGGCAAGCGGCTGGCCTGGGCCGAGGTGGTTGCGGTCGGGCAGAACGTCCGGACCGTGGAGCCCGGTGACCGGGTCCTGTACGACCCCGAGGACCGGGCCGAGGTCGAGGTGCGGGGCGCGACGTACGTGCTGATGCGCGAGCGGGACCTGCACGCGGTGGCCGCGGAGCGGCTGGAGGGGTCCGAGGATTCCACCGGGCTGTATCTGTAG